Within Ovis aries strain OAR_USU_Benz2616 breed Rambouillet chromosome 3, ARS-UI_Ramb_v3.0, whole genome shotgun sequence, the genomic segment gacctgggttcgattcctgggttgagaagatcccctggacgagggaaaggctaccctttctagtattctggcctggagaattccatggtctgtatagtctatggggttgcaaagagtcggacacgactgagcaacttgcgctttcacttttcacttgtgaAAGTGAAGTATTTCACAATGATACATGCagataagagagaaaatgaacaaGTGCTTGTGTTTAGAATAGGGCATTTGATACATTAAGTTGGCTAGTGTTTCCAAAAGTATTTAACAGCCTTTGGACAtgaacaggtgaatggataaagaagatgtagtacacacacacacacacacacacacacacacacacacacacacactggaatattactcggccattaaaaagaatgaagtaatgccatttgcagcaatgtggatggacctagagattctcatactaagtaagccagagaaagacaaatatcatgatatagctcatatgtggaatctaaagataTGATACAAATGATCTTCTTTACAAAAGAGAACTAgtttcacagatgtagaaaattaggttatggttaccaaaggggaaaggaggggagaggaataaattaggagtttgggatcaaaatatacatattactatatacacaacagataaccaacaaggacctactgtatgacatgaactatactcaatattatatagccatcataaaggaaaagaatctgaaaaagaacatatataactgaatcactttgctgtgtaccagaAAGTAACACAAAATTGTTAATCCACAATACTTATGAAAAAAATTAGCCTTTGAAAGGAGAACATGAAAAATTCAGCTTCAGTGTTATTTCCTGATTCAAAAATCTGAACTGATGGCACTGTTTTCTGATCTCATTCCTTACAGATCTTTtacctctgccttcctcttctccaTTGAAGTTCAAGTGACAATTGGATTTGGAGGGAGAATGATGACTGAGGAATGCCCTCTGGCTATCACAGTCCTGATTCTACAGAACATTGTGGGTTTGATCATCAATGCAGTCATGTTGGGCTGCATTTTCATGAAAACAGCCCAAGCTCACCGAAGGGCGGAAACCTTGATTTTCAGCCGCCATGCGGTAATTGCCGTCCGAAATGGCAAACTGTGTTTCATGTTCCGCGTGGGGGACCTAAGGAAAAGCATGATCATCAGTGCCTCTGTGCGCATCCAAGTGGTCAAGAAAACCACGACCCCAGAAGGCGAGGTGGTACCTATTCACCAACTGGACATTCCTGTTGACAACCCACTTGAGAGTAATAACATTTTCCTGGTGGCCCCTCTGATCATCTGCCATGTGATTGACAAGCGCAGCCCCTTGTACGATATCTCGGCCACTGACCTGGCCAACCAAGACCTGGAGGTCATCGTGATTCTAGAAGGAGTGGTCGAAACTACTGGCATTACTACACAAGCTAGAACCTCGTACATCGCTGAGGAGATCCAGTGGGGCCATCGCTTCGTGTCCATCGTGACCGAGGAGGAAGGTGTGTATTCTGTGGATTACTCCAAATTCGGCAACACCGTGAAAGTAGCTGCTCCAAGGTGCAGTGCCCGAGAGCTGGATGAGAAGCCTTCCATCCTTATCCAGACCCTCCAGAAGAGTGAATTGTCCCATCAGAATTCTCTAAGGAAGCGCAATTCCATGAGAAGAAACAATTCCATGAGGAGGAACAATTCCATCCGCCGGAACAATTCTTCCCTCATGGTGCCCAAGGTGCAGTTTATGACTCCCGAGGGAAATCAGAACACTTCCGAATCCTGACAGCAAGACAACCCCCAGAAAGTCTTTGATCCGCTGTTGAAGAGTTTCTGCAGGGCATGGACAGATTGCACTGGAGCTGAAACACAATAATTTGTCCTTGTTTATCTTATTACACTAAATGATATGCATATTCCAACAGCAGCACTTTCTGTGTCAATAAATGGTAACTCACAAGGTGGAGGGTTCCTGTCTTACACTTGCTTCACCCTTGCAATATCACCCTATCACCCTAAGTGATAGGCTTAGGTTATACAGAGGAAATGCTCTCATTTCTGTCCATTTGAAACACAGGAATTACAAGAATAGTAATAGACCTTGAATACAAAAGCGGGTCAAGAAATGATACTGCTTGAAATGCTTAATGGGTGACATCACAGATGTCTGTTTCTATGGTtcaccctggaaaagggatagaaTGGACAAGATGACCCCAAACTATGTTTTTCCtacctccctttccctctctttttaaaactacACCAGGTACAAAGCTTGAGGCAAAAACTGCTTGattccttttttgcttttttgtttattttgctgattaatttttaaatattggattTTATTTGTTCCTCAAATTGTATATTATGAGGAGAAATAGTATTGGGAAATTGCACTAAAATGTTAGGCAGGAACATCTGTGAAATTGGAAAACAACAACTGAGTTCAGTTCTAATCATGAACATAATTCCTACATGAACATAATGGAATCTAACTAGAAACCAAAATTCCTATTCTGTTAAATCAGCTTATTGCAGTGTAAGGCTTAATGTTTCAAAGCTAGAAATCACCCCACAATATGACTGATGAATGAAAGTTCCTGTTAACTTCTCATTCAGGGTCTTGAAAACATGAACAGAAACTTGCtaatttatttttggattttcCACAGAAAAACTGCTTAGTTCTAATCACTTCTACGTGGATTCTGTTCACTCACTTGGTTCTTCACAGTGACCTCCAGAGGTTTCTTTGCCCCCTTCATGGCCACCTGTTGGCAGAACCAGGCAAAGAGCTTTGGAGAACAGCTAAGAACATTCCTGTCTCACTTTAGGACTGAATTCCCCAAAGGGACATCTACTTCTTTTGGCTTCTCACTTCTTAAGAGCCTCCATTATagtgaatattttattaaaatattttctttgaattcaCTGTAGTTTTGCAGCTTCTCTTTCACAAAATTATCCCTAATGAAAGCTCAAGGATAAAAAAAACACTCATTTTTAGAGTCATATGAAAGAGACATCACACAGTGTTGATACTCACCTCTGAGGGTCCTCTCTTTGCGACCTGTTATTCCAAAGgaactatgtttttaaaatttcatgttgaTTTCATTTCATTCCAAGTTTTAGAAtgttctatgggcttccctggtggctcagacagcaaagattCTTCCTATAATGTAGgaaacctggattcgatccctgggttgggaagatccccctggtgaaggaaatggcgacccactttattcttgcttgaaaaatcccatggacagaagtccatgggggttgcaaaagagtcagacacaacttagcacctaaacaacaacaaatcttaaaCAAAAGACTCATGCATCTAACCAGATGAATGGAAATTGTTTCTCAGGTTACCAAGTTAatcatttctaaaaaattttaactaCTCCTTTGAATTCCAGACTTGTATATCAAACAGGTACTTGAAGCTCCACTTGGATACCtaatacacatttaaaagttaccaTTTCTAAAACTAAAGGTTTCATTCCTACTAGCAACCTGCCCCCCTCCACAGCCTTTCTTCCAGTCACTCAGGCCAAGACTGGGAGTCCTACTTTACACCTCTCTTTTACATCTCATATATTCTCCATTAGCAAAATCTCATCCAGAGTATGACAAGTTTCCTATATCTCTATTGCCTCCTTCAGTCCAGTCTGGGTACTCATCACTTAGTATATAGGGATCAGTGTACCAGTTGCTAGTATATTGAAATACCTCTATATAGTTTGCTAAAGAAAAATCTACCTTAATAAGACTTAGCCCACCAATGATTATGGAGTTGAATATCAGACCTCCTGGCAGTTCTGAGTTATATACAGTTTCCCCATTCCCACCCCAGGGCGTTTGAACAGACCCGGGAGGCAACCTCCATACCAGCAAGAACATGCCAAGTACTTGCCTGTTGCTCCATGCGGTGGCAGCTCCACGTTTGTAAAGGTGACACAGACTGTGGAGCAGGTAATGTCCTGACTGAGGCTGAGAGGCGGATTCCTGAGGCCAGGTGAGCCCTGGCACCCAGAGGCAAATCAAGCAATGGAGTAGGAATGCTTTCCCCAGCCACCTTCCAGCTGCAACCAAAGACTGGGGCCAAGGACCTCATGGCCATCAGTTTCATGGGGAAGTCAATGGAATAGTCTGGAGGGGCCCATACAGCAAGTCATGGCTCAGATGGGGACATCATTTAGCTAGTGATAGCCACATCAAACAAAAGGTCACATCAATTTCTAAAAACCTGCAAATGTTTTAGAACATTGCAATGATTTCAGAAGctatttttgttgaaatatatttAACTGGCTATGCAGTTTCAAAACtactttgttttagaaaataagatTCTTTATGTGTgtaaaagtcattcagtcgtgtccaactctttgtgaccccatggactgtatagtccatggaattctccaggccagaaaactggagtgggtagcctttcccttctccaggggatcttcccaacccagggatcaaacccaggtctcccacagagcaggtggattctttaccagctgagccacaagggaagcccaagcatactggagtgagtagcctatcccttctccagtggatcttcctgacccaggaatcgaactggggtctctcacattgcaggtggatgctttatcagctgagctaccagggaagccccctttgtgtgtatgtgtgtgtataatcttGACTTAGGTATTGAATTTAGACACTATttgatattaaatatttagattCTTTACTTGCATCCTAGTCATCCTACAGCAGCCACAATATTCTTTTACATCATATTACATCATGCCTCTGCTTCACACCCACCTATGGCTCtccatttttctaaaaatgaaaatagcaacTCTTCCCGGCACCCATAAGCCACTACATCTTACTGCTACCTCTTCCCCTGGAGCATTTCCACTCCACTGCAGTGGTCTTGCTGTTCTGTGAAACAGAGCTATACATACTTTCATATCATGAGTTTACTTCTCTGGAACATTTCTCTAGAAAGCATTCTGGATCTCCCTCTGTGATTATTTAGGATCTCTGCTCTAGTACCATCTCATGAGACAGTGCAGTATAGTGGTTAAGAAAAATAGACTTTGCAGCCAGACTCTTGGTTTAAATTTCAACACTTATCATCTATGTGGTCttgacaaaattaattttttgcaCCTCATTTTCCCCATTATATAAAATCAGAATTATCATAATACCTACTGCATACATTGTTGTAAGAACTAAGGGAGCTACTGTGCATAAAGGAATTAAAATAGTTTAATTCATtcacaaaagacaaaaacttGAAGGACTGCCTTGAGATTATCTGGATTCTTAGTAAACGACTAATTGAAGGCATTATATTTTCTcaggacagaggaaaaaaaatctttgcaacaTGAATCTGATCTCTTAAAAATTCTGCAGCAGAGACTTTATACCTGCCCAATTCAGTTGCTTTTCCTGATTCTTGGATACTTACCTACTACCTGTCATCAAACAGTATTATGTGCAGAATACTACAACGTGTAAAGACAAACATTTTACATACAGAAGATATTTCTGGTTTCTTGTATCTATCATTCATTTGTTCCTTCACTAATATATATTGAACTTCTACCACATCTGACATTCATCATCTGGCAAAAATgactgtctttcttttctttatggagGAGTAGAGATATATATTCAGGGTAGATGTTGATTCTGCACCCAAGTACTCTGAAATGGAAAGTATCAGGAGAGAAAAACTGCCTTTGGTGTCAGAATTGGAAAAACCAAACCTGAGGCCTACCCTTGGTTACTGGGAAGGCGTGGAAAGACGATGGAAGATACAAAGCTTTCCACAGATAGCTTTGCAGAGAGTGGGTAAGAAAAGAGAACACTGCTCAATCTTAGGACTATCATTTTTTCCTGCTCTAACTTATCCCAATCCCACAATTTTATTCAATTTCATCACTTTCCACTTGACTCAAGACTTTCTCTGAGTAAAAAATCCTCTTCCCCTAGATAGATTTCTAACTATCTTGCCAAGTGTTCTGACACTCAAGTGTCACAGAACCAGCAGTGACTTAAAGAAATGACCAGTTCCCAAAGCCTAACTCCCAGAGAAGTTgttatgcatgtgtgctaagttgcttcagctgtgtccgactctttgcgaccctgtgaactgtatagcctgccaggctcctctgtctatggaattctccagatttgaatactggagtgggttgccatgccctcctccagggaatcttcccaacccagggatcgaacctgcctctctcatgtctcctcctgcattggcaagtgggttctttaccacaagcaccacctgggaaggccagatGTTATCCACTTAGTAAACATGGGCACAGCTTTTCCCTCTCCATTAGTTGGaatcatttttttattgttgctcAAAGATTTGGCATTTATGGAACAAAAAATTTCCTCactgataataaaataattacagataaagaagaaagaatgaaaagatatcTCCTGGGATTCCCACCCTCAACTTTTGTCATCTTCACCATGTCACAAGTAGAGGCAGAACTGAAAATCGTGTCTCCAAGGACCAATGCATTAAAATAACCATAACAAATCCTACAGGCTGTTTAAGAGGAAACCCAAGGGCCGCGCTCTTCCCATGATCTTTATGCATAGTTCTCATCAATGGTGATGGGAATTCCCCATGGACCTAGGAAGGAAGTGACTCTAATTACAACTCCTTGATAATTTCCTGCAGAGATTCAAGTTCATGAAAAATCTTAATCAGCCTTCAACTTCAGATCAAAATACTACCTCAGAACCTGATTTCATTTTAGGGTGTTTACATCTGCATTAGTACTCACTTTCAGCTGTGTTCCCAGTTCTCATGGAGATTCTGTTGGTTGTACTGCATGATACCCCTCCCCCAACTCTAATACTCTCAGGTTATTTAATTGAAACTCTTATTTTTCACAGTGTTTATTTTAATCacttgagaaaacaaaaatgttaaggCTGGATTTCCACATACTATTGGACTACTTCAGTTTGTtttgaataaatattgaaaaagtggaaaataaaatagttacCTGTAAAGCTGaagttaaaatatactttttactgAAACTCTACATATTAGCAGATTTTCTGGAAGTTTTCAATTACTCACCATTGACTATTGAAAAAAGTCTACATTTTTTAAGCATAATAATCCAGGGTCTTTGCAGTTTGATTCCAACACACTTTACAATCTTGTTCCCTAAACACTTCAAATAGTGTGGTGTGTAAAATACTACAAGGTGTAACATAAGTGCTTCAAGCTCACTACTTCATTCATATTCTGTCTCCCATTCAAGTCTGAAAGTCTCTGAGGTTGAAGCTCTGCTTTATCTACCAAAATTATTGCTTTTACAAAGCCTTCCCAAATCCTCCATCTAAATTACTTCTTCATCTCTGTAATTTGTACCTTTGTTGATTGGTTATTTCATAGTAACTGGCTGTATATCATATATAACTTTTTGATATCATATACACCTCTCCTCAGATTGTCTTTCCCCCAGACTATTTATCACAGTGCTTGCCTGAAATAGATGGTGACAGCCTGATCGTTATCTACTCTAaatcctctcttcctttctttcacagCAATAGAGTTGTTCAGTTAGAGATACCACATTTTCTTGCCTCTAACGCTGTTAGCTGTGGCCAAGGGCCTGATTTGGGGCCAATGGCCTGTGAATGGAAGTCAAATGGACCACTTTcctttcttgatttaaaaaaccCCGTCTCTGTACCTTCTTTCCCTTCCCATGGACCAGACACACATGGGGCAGAGACCAGAAGGGACCAGACTGATGATgtaagaaaatatggtatatgtGAGtctgtgtatgggtgtgtgtgtgtgtaggaataTTATTTTGccataacaaaaatgaaaaaataagcagagtggatggacctagagagtattatccttagtgaaataaattagagaaagacaaatactgtatgatattacttacatgtggatttgaaagaaatacagatgaattatatacaaaacagaaacaggctcacagataaTAGAAAACACACCAGGGGTTGCTGGTGAGGGAGGAGGGTGCAAATTAcgggtaggggattaagaaatacaaattacaCAGAATTTCTTGACAGTCCAGTGGATAGGACTAAATGTTTTCACTGCGAGGGCCTGAGTTTGattctctggttggggaactaaaatcccacaaggtGTGTAGTGaggccaaagagaaaaaagaaatacaaactactatgtgtaacataaggcttccttggtggctcagtggtaaagaacctgcttgccaatgcaagaggtgtggctttgatccctgggtcaggaagatcaccagaagaaggaaatggcaacctactccagtattcttgcctgggaaatcccatggacagaggaacctggcgggctacagtccatggggtctcaaagagttgcacataactaagactaaaaaacaacaacagaatagataacacagataagcaacaaagatttattgtacagcacagggaattatagccattagtttgtaataacttttaatggcgtataatctataaaaatggtgaatcattatgctgtacacatgaaaataatacaacattgttaatcaactatgcatgcatgctaaggcacatcagtcatgtctgactctttgcaaccctatggactgtagcctgacaggctcctctgtccacggcattcttcaggcaagaatactagagtgggttgtcatttccttctccagggggtcttcctgacccagagatcgaaacaacgtctcctgtggctcctgcattgcaggaagatcctttgccactgagccaccagggaagccccaaatcaactattcttcaattttaaaaagaagaagaaaatatggaaataaataaCCTAGGACACTAAATGGCTTTGAGGGATGGAGATATATCAGTCTGGACTGCCTAGCTTTTAGGCACTTacataagaaagaaatatatattttatgctaCTGTCATGTCAGCTTTTTAAGCTGTTTGTACATCTTGTTGCTAGACTACAGCTTAGCTTTAGATCAACTGGGAAGGCAACACACAGAATGGCTGACGACACTTGTCATTCTCGTGTTCTACAAAAGATGCATATCTATTATCCAAAAGGAACTCTAGCAAATTCATGAGAAAAGTACAGATAACCAAATAGAAATAATTGACAAATAGCATTAAAAAGGATGTCTTAAGAGTCCAAAATCCCAAAACACATATCAAAAAGTGCTCAATGTCACTAatgcaaatgcaaattaaaaccgtGATGTAATACCATTTAATAACACCAGAATGGTTAATCCAAAAAGGATAAAAGCAAGTGTTGGGGAGCTTGAGAAACTCAAATGTACTACTAGTGAAAGGGTATATTGCCTCAGTCATCTGGAAAGACTGTTCGATGGGGTCTTTAAAACTAAATATGACAGATTCTATGAGCCAGCAactctactttcagttcagttcagtcgctcagccgtgtccaactctgcggccccatgaatcgcagcaccccaggcctccctgtccatcaccaacttccagagttcactcagattcacgtccatcgagtcagtgatgccatccagccatctcatcctctgtcatccccttctcctcctgccccctatccctcccagcaacagagtctttcccaatgagtcaactcttcgcatgaggtggccaaagtactggagtttcagcttcagcatcattccttccaaagaaatcccagggctgatctcctttagaatggagtggttggatcacctcgcagttcaagggactctcaagagtcttctccaacaccacagttcaaaagcatcaattcttcggtgctcagccttcttcgcagtccagctctcacatgcataatgactactggaaaaaccatagccttgactagacggaccttagtcggcaaagtaatgtctctgcttttgaatatgctatctaggttggtcataactttccttccaaggagtaagcgtcttttaatttcatggctgcagtcaccatctgcagtgattttggagcccaaaaaagtaaagtctgacactgtttccactgtttcctcatctattccccatgaagtgatgggagggGGCCTTAGCAAACACTCTGTGTGAGGCATTGTGTTAAATTCTGGGAATACAAATTATAAAGCAAGTCATCATAAGGTGCCTAGAGATGAACAGATTAGGCTCAGTTGTATTATTGtacatgaaacatttattttgatagctatattacatatataacatgcatatatacttaatataaaatgtatataattatatataatagatatttaGTGTATATATTATAACAATATAACGTATTACATATTCATTTATATGTGTTATACACAGTGTTTAGTATACACATATTATTATATGtcatatggggaaacagtggaaacagtgtcagactttattttggggggctccaaaatcactgcagattgtgattggagccatgaaattaaaagacacttactccttggaaggaaagttatgaccaatctagatagcatattcaaaagcagggacattactttgcaaacaaaggtccgtctagtcaaggctatggcttttcctgtggtcatgtatggatgtgagagttggactgtgaagaaagctgagcaccgaagaattgatgtttttgaactgtggtgttggagaagactcttgagagtcccttggactgcaaggagactcaaccagtccattctaaaggagatcagccttgggtgttcattggaaggactgatgctaaagctgaaactccaatactttggccacctcatgcaaagagctgactcactggaaaagac encodes:
- the KCNJ8 gene encoding ATP-sensitive inward rectifier potassium channel 8 — encoded protein: MLARKSIIPEEYVLARIAAENLRKPRIRDRLPKARFIAKSGACNLAHKNIREQGRFLQDIFTTLVDLKWRHTLVIFTMSFLCSWLLFAIMWWLVAFAHGDIYAYMEKSGMEKSGLESTVCVTNVRSFTSAFLFSIEVQVTIGFGGRMMTEECPLAITVLILQNIVGLIINAVMLGCIFMKTAQAHRRAETLIFSRHAVIAVRNGKLCFMFRVGDLRKSMIISASVRIQVVKKTTTPEGEVVPIHQLDIPVDNPLESNNIFLVAPLIICHVIDKRSPLYDISATDLANQDLEVIVILEGVVETTGITTQARTSYIAEEIQWGHRFVSIVTEEEGVYSVDYSKFGNTVKVAAPRCSARELDEKPSILIQTLQKSELSHQNSLRKRNSMRRNNSMRRNNSIRRNNSSLMVPKVQFMTPEGNQNTSES